The following proteins are co-located in the Pedobacter sp. FW305-3-2-15-E-R2A2 genome:
- the metE gene encoding 5-methyltetrahydropteroyltriglutamate--homocysteine S-methyltransferase, with translation MLTNNLGYPRIGSNRELKKACEQFWAGKSTIQNLVQVGKNIRQQNWELQKEKGIDLIPSNDFSFYDQVLDLSLTVGAIPKRYHEVILNKSNTELDLYFAMARGYQKEGLDITAMEMTKWFDTNYHYIVPEFTKDQQFKLFSTKLLDEYQESKRLGIQTKPVLIGPVSYLLLGKEKEAGFDRIDLIKNLLPVYIEILKKLEEQQVEWVQFDEPFLSLDLTEKDKAAFKYVYAEIKKQFPRLKTLLATYFEALKDNTELAVGLPVHALHIDLVRNPEQLSTVLAVIPARLVLSIGVVDGRNIWKNDFRASLQLIETAKEKIGVNRLIISPSCSLIHSPCDLDLETNEATLTPEIKQWLSFAKQKVEELVILKQLAEGDAQAQTQLESNVQANSNRKTSTLIHNPGVKQRVSGVTEKDEQRLNPYALRSVAQKEALKLPSFPTTTIGSFPQTAEVRSWRAKFKKGELSQEEYDALIEKETKETILFQEETGIDVLVHGEFERNDMVEYFGEQLAGFTFTKNGWVQSYGSRCVKPPIIYGDVHRPAPMTIRWSSFAQSLTEKWVKGMLTGPVTILQWSFVRNDQPRSETCTQIALAIRDEVLDLESAGIKIIQIDEPAIREGLPLRKADWQNYLRWAVRAFRISASGVQDETQIHTHMCYSEFNDIIQNIADMDADVITIECSRSQMELLDAFADFKYPNEIGPGVYDIHSPRVPAKEEMVFLLEKARSVIPSAQLWVNPDCGLKTRHWDETKKALTEMVAAAKVLREYVEEAVTL, from the coding sequence ATGCTAACAAACAATCTAGGCTACCCGCGTATAGGTAGTAACAGAGAACTCAAAAAAGCCTGTGAGCAATTTTGGGCAGGGAAAAGTACCATTCAAAATCTGGTACAGGTAGGGAAAAACATCCGCCAGCAGAACTGGGAGCTGCAAAAAGAGAAAGGAATCGACTTGATTCCTTCCAACGACTTCTCATTTTATGATCAGGTATTGGATTTGTCCCTTACCGTAGGTGCCATTCCTAAGCGCTACCATGAGGTGATTCTCAACAAGTCAAATACAGAGCTGGACCTTTACTTTGCGATGGCCAGAGGTTATCAAAAAGAAGGACTGGACATCACTGCCATGGAAATGACCAAATGGTTTGATACCAATTACCATTATATCGTACCGGAATTTACCAAAGATCAACAGTTCAAACTGTTCTCCACTAAATTACTGGATGAATATCAGGAGAGCAAAAGACTGGGCATTCAAACCAAGCCAGTGCTGATTGGCCCGGTATCTTATTTATTGTTAGGTAAAGAGAAAGAAGCTGGGTTTGATCGGATTGACCTGATCAAAAACCTGTTGCCAGTCTACATAGAGATTCTTAAAAAACTGGAAGAACAACAGGTAGAATGGGTACAGTTTGATGAGCCCTTTCTTTCTTTAGACCTGACAGAGAAAGATAAAGCGGCATTTAAATATGTGTATGCTGAAATCAAAAAACAGTTTCCCAGACTTAAAACGCTTCTGGCTACTTATTTCGAAGCTTTAAAAGACAATACAGAACTGGCGGTTGGACTTCCTGTACATGCTTTACATATCGATCTTGTGAGAAATCCGGAACAATTGTCGACTGTTTTAGCCGTAATTCCTGCTAGGCTTGTCCTTTCTATCGGTGTGGTTGATGGCCGGAACATCTGGAAAAATGATTTTCGTGCATCCTTGCAATTGATTGAAACCGCAAAAGAGAAGATTGGTGTAAACCGTCTGATCATTAGTCCTTCTTGTTCTCTGATCCATTCACCATGTGACCTTGATCTGGAAACGAATGAGGCTACACTAACGCCGGAGATCAAACAATGGCTATCTTTTGCGAAGCAGAAGGTAGAAGAGCTGGTGATTTTAAAGCAATTGGCAGAAGGCGATGCCCAGGCCCAGACACAGCTGGAAAGTAATGTACAAGCCAATAGCAACAGGAAAACATCTACTTTGATCCATAACCCTGGCGTAAAGCAAAGGGTATCAGGGGTTACTGAAAAAGATGAGCAGCGCTTAAATCCCTATGCACTAAGAAGTGTTGCTCAAAAAGAAGCCTTGAAATTACCTTCCTTCCCAACCACTACCATCGGTTCCTTTCCGCAAACTGCAGAAGTAAGAAGCTGGAGGGCAAAGTTCAAAAAAGGAGAACTGAGCCAGGAAGAATATGATGCATTGATTGAAAAGGAAACCAAAGAAACAATCCTTTTCCAGGAAGAAACAGGGATTGATGTACTTGTTCATGGAGAATTTGAACGCAATGACATGGTGGAATACTTCGGTGAGCAGCTGGCTGGATTTACGTTTACTAAAAATGGATGGGTCCAAAGTTATGGAAGCAGGTGTGTGAAACCGCCTATCATTTATGGAGACGTTCATCGCCCTGCACCAATGACCATCAGGTGGTCGTCTTTTGCGCAATCGCTGACGGAGAAATGGGTGAAAGGCATGTTAACCGGACCGGTTACGATTTTGCAATGGTCTTTTGTGCGCAATGATCAGCCACGTTCCGAAACCTGTACCCAGATTGCATTGGCCATCAGAGATGAGGTGCTGGATCTGGAAAGCGCAGGAATAAAAATTATTCAGATTGATGAGCCTGCAATTCGCGAAGGTTTGCCTTTGAGAAAGGCCGATTGGCAGAATTATTTGCGCTGGGCAGTACGTGCTTTCCGCATTTCTGCCAGTGGCGTACAGGATGAAACACAAATTCATACCCATATGTGCTATTCTGAATTTAATGACATTATTCAAAATATCGCAGACATGGATGCGGATGTCATCACGATTGAATGTTCCCGTTCACAAATGGAATTGCTGGATGCTTTTGCGGACTTCAAATATCCAAATGAAATAGGACCAGGGGTTTACGACATTCATTCGCCTCGTGTTCCAGCCAAAGAAGAGATGGTTTTTCTGTTGGAAAAGGCACGCTCAGTGATCCCTTCGGCACAACTTTGGGTAAATCCGGATTGCGGTTTGAAGACCAGACATTGGGACGAAACAAAAAAAGCATTGACAGAAATGGTCGCTGCTGCAAAAGTACTGCGGGAATATGTTGAAGAAGCTGTAACTTTGTAA
- a CDS encoding beta-ketoacyl-ACP synthase III, with amino-acid sequence MRIRKNAVITGVGGYVPETVLSNKDLEKMVETNDEWIVSRTGIRERRIVNDANVATSDLATNALKRLLEDGNVHPDEIDCVIVSTSTPDYVMVSTGSMVCEKAGLKNAWGIDTNAACSGFLYALTLGASMIESGRCKRVVVIGADKNSSIVNYKDRNTCILFGDGAGAVLLEQTEEEVGLIDSYFRTDGSGKENLIVTAGGSKYPASQDTLDQNLHYVRQDGRVVFKAAIQGMTDTCREILRANDLDIKQINYLIPHQANLRIIQAVGEQLNLTESQVKVNIGRYGNTTAATIPLCLWDFKDDFKYGDKLLLTAFGAGFSWGATYLKWGKLRGK; translated from the coding sequence ATGAGAATACGTAAAAATGCGGTGATAACCGGAGTTGGTGGTTATGTTCCGGAAACTGTTTTGAGCAACAAGGACCTGGAAAAAATGGTGGAAACGAATGATGAATGGATCGTTTCCAGAACCGGGATCAGGGAGAGAAGAATCGTGAACGATGCCAATGTGGCCACTTCTGACCTGGCAACAAATGCCTTGAAAAGATTGCTTGAAGATGGAAATGTACACCCTGACGAAATTGACTGTGTGATTGTATCCACTTCTACGCCAGACTATGTAATGGTCTCTACCGGAAGTATGGTGTGTGAAAAAGCAGGATTAAAGAATGCCTGGGGAATAGATACCAATGCTGCCTGCAGCGGTTTCCTTTATGCTTTGACTCTTGGGGCAAGCATGATCGAAAGCGGACGTTGCAAACGTGTAGTCGTGATTGGTGCTGATAAAAACAGCTCGATCGTCAACTATAAAGACCGCAATACCTGTATTCTTTTTGGAGATGGTGCCGGAGCAGTTTTATTGGAACAAACAGAAGAAGAAGTAGGATTAATAGATAGTTATTTCAGAACAGATGGCAGCGGGAAGGAAAACCTGATCGTTACTGCCGGAGGTTCCAAATATCCTGCATCGCAGGATACATTGGATCAGAACTTGCATTATGTTCGTCAGGATGGCCGCGTGGTATTTAAAGCAGCGATTCAAGGCATGACGGATACTTGCAGAGAGATCCTGAGGGCAAATGACCTTGACATTAAACAAATCAACTATCTGATTCCTCACCAGGCAAATTTAAGGATCATTCAGGCCGTAGGGGAGCAATTGAACCTTACAGAATCACAGGTGAAAGTGAACATCGGCAGGTACGGAAATACCACCGCAGCAACGATTCCATTGTGCTTATGGGATTTTAAAGATGACTTCAAATACGGTGATAAACTTTTATTAACGGCTTTTGGAGCAGGATTCTCATGGGGTGCTACCTATTTAAAATGGGGCAAACTGAGAGGGAAATAG
- a CDS encoding acyl-CoA thioesterase, with the protein MTVEDKIKASETRIFKAVFPNTTNHYDTLFGGTAMHMMDEVAFITATRFSRQIMVTVSSDRIDFKKPIPAGTIVELIGTVSHIGNTSLKVRVEIYIEQMYSEDREKAVTGEFSFVAIDEHKKPIKILK; encoded by the coding sequence ATGACAGTAGAAGATAAAATTAAAGCGTCGGAAACACGCATTTTTAAAGCCGTGTTTCCCAATACCACCAATCATTACGATACCTTATTTGGCGGGACAGCCATGCACATGATGGATGAAGTTGCCTTTATTACGGCCACCCGTTTCAGCAGACAAATCATGGTAACTGTTAGTAGTGACCGGATTGATTTTAAAAAACCGATCCCTGCAGGAACAATTGTAGAGCTCATCGGCACAGTAAGTCATATCGGAAATACCAGTCTGAAAGTAAGAGTGGAGATTTACATTGAACAAATGTATTCTGAAGACCGGGAAAAGGCCGTTACAGGAGAGTTTTCTTTTGTGGCCATTGACGAACACAAGAAACCAATAAAAATATTGAAATAA
- a CDS encoding SCO family protein: protein MRLNITCLSFFLLFLFSCKEKPKRLPFLQMEQQEKVVDGKTVIDTVFRTIPAFKLLNQDSVAVTDKDFNGAIYVADFFFTSCPTICPTMHRNLLKVYKKYEGNPEVKLASHTIDVKYDVPSRMKAYADKLGVKGTQWEYLWGAKEEIYALAERNYIVAAKEDSKAPGGFMHQGYLILVDKEKRIRGAYDGTLDKEVKKLMEDMDILLNEYKK, encoded by the coding sequence ATGAGATTAAATATCACCTGTCTTTCCTTTTTTCTTTTGTTTCTTTTTAGCTGTAAAGAAAAGCCAAAACGGCTGCCATTTCTGCAAATGGAACAACAGGAGAAGGTTGTTGATGGTAAAACAGTGATAGATACTGTTTTTAGAACGATTCCCGCATTTAAACTCTTAAATCAGGATAGTGTGGCCGTAACGGATAAAGACTTCAATGGAGCGATCTATGTGGCGGATTTCTTTTTTACCTCTTGTCCAACCATTTGTCCGACCATGCACCGAAATTTATTGAAGGTGTACAAAAAGTATGAAGGCAATCCGGAAGTGAAACTGGCTTCTCATACCATTGATGTGAAGTATGATGTTCCTTCGAGAATGAAAGCATACGCAGATAAACTAGGTGTTAAAGGAACCCAATGGGAATACCTTTGGGGAGCTAAGGAAGAGATTTATGCCCTTGCGGAACGTAATTATATCGTTGCAGCAAAGGAAGATAGTAAAGCGCCCGGCGGTTTTATGCACCAGGGATACCTCATCCTGGTAGACAAAGAAAAACGCATTCGGGGTGCCTATGATGGGACTCTGGATAAAGAAGTCAAAAAGCTCATGGAGGACATGGATATTTTATTAAATGAGTATAAGAAATGA
- a CDS encoding YHS domain-containing protein, whose translation MRKLTTCILLLLLSSAAFKSSGNPELFSAPQAQADTLKTDARDPVCGMKVKKGSTLTHTHNKVVYGFCSAGCKKSFVNNPDKYLKK comes from the coding sequence ATGAGAAAACTGACCACCTGCATCTTGCTGCTTTTACTCAGCAGCGCGGCCTTTAAATCCTCCGGAAATCCGGAGCTGTTTTCTGCTCCGCAAGCCCAGGCAGATACCCTGAAAACCGATGCCAGAGATCCGGTTTGCGGAATGAAAGTGAAAAAGGGAAGCACCCTTACCCACACACATAATAAGGTGGTGTATGGCTTTTGCAGTGCAGGCTGTAAAAAAAGTTTCGTAAACAATCCGGACAAATACCTTAAGAAATAA
- a CDS encoding MbnP family protein — protein MKKILTILSLSVLLFTACSKDKDPINAIDANGKTTLTFDAVFGNQDFALNTDFTASGKIYNFNKFRYWISNVVLVNNTGAEFKVPGSYYLLEETGVINLKGVNNDLPTTVYPATKREDIVLKDIPAGDYKAIKFSVGVDSKYNDNLSMLSGELSPLNGMTNVSWMWLTSYIFTSVTGKVTEGENSKTLKIETGLNANYKTVALDLPRTLSISAATSSRLVLNVDVAKALDGLDVMTTPVVGAAQATAMTAVAGNYATKVFSIKSLN, from the coding sequence ATGAAGAAAATATTAACCATCCTTAGCTTATCAGTACTCTTATTTACCGCCTGCTCAAAAGATAAAGATCCCATCAATGCCATCGATGCAAATGGAAAAACTACCCTGACCTTTGATGCGGTCTTTGGGAATCAGGACTTTGCCCTTAATACCGACTTTACTGCTTCCGGAAAAATCTATAATTTCAATAAATTCAGGTATTGGATCAGCAATGTGGTACTGGTAAACAATACAGGCGCAGAATTTAAAGTTCCGGGATCTTATTATTTACTCGAAGAAACAGGGGTGATCAACCTGAAAGGGGTTAACAATGACCTCCCTACTACCGTTTATCCCGCTACGAAAAGAGAAGATATCGTGCTGAAAGACATTCCTGCCGGGGATTATAAAGCCATAAAATTCTCGGTAGGTGTAGATTCTAAATACAATGATAACCTGAGCATGCTTTCCGGAGAATTGTCTCCTTTAAACGGGATGACGAACGTTTCCTGGATGTGGCTGACGAGCTATATTTTTACTTCTGTAACGGGTAAAGTTACGGAAGGGGAGAATTCGAAAACACTGAAAATAGAAACGGGGCTCAATGCCAATTACAAAACTGTTGCGTTGGATCTGCCGAGAACATTAAGCATCAGCGCCGCAACATCAAGTCGTCTCGTTCTTAATGTAGATGTGGCCAAAGCACTCGACGGACTGGATGTCATGACGACTCCTGTCGTGGGAGCGGCGCAAGCCACTGCAATGACTGCGGTAGCAGGAAACTATGCGACGAAAGTATTCAGTATCAAATCGCTGAACTAA
- a CDS encoding cytochrome c peroxidase, producing MTSNSAFLRIAAGLFFCAVLISCKKETPQEENPVRLHEVQLQLPKEFPPIETDPDNPLTEEGIELGRRLFYDTRLSGNNRISCASCHRQELAFSDGLVLSNKGFSGRPLLRHAPVLFNLAWANQGLFWDGGAKNLESQAFGPLTAEDEMHQDLYELEAELKAVPDYVNRFKRVFKQEIRSTDVVKALSQFQRTLISANSRYDQYLRKEVMLSIPELNGMNLYREKCSACHKGALFTDQAFHNNGLDVVFGDEKEGIYQGHFRVSFNPADLGKFKTPSLRNVLLTAPYMHDGRFNTIAEVLEHYNSGIKATPTVDPILYQDHGTIGIPLTETEKEELIAFLGTLTDESFITNKKQENPF from the coding sequence ATGACCAGCAATTCTGCTTTTCTACGTATTGCTGCCGGACTTTTCTTCTGTGCGGTGCTGATTTCCTGTAAAAAGGAGACGCCGCAGGAAGAAAATCCTGTACGGCTTCATGAAGTTCAGCTCCAGCTGCCAAAGGAATTTCCTCCAATCGAGACAGATCCCGACAACCCTTTAACGGAAGAAGGAATTGAGCTGGGGAGAAGGCTTTTTTACGACACCAGGTTATCTGGTAACAACCGGATTTCCTGTGCTTCCTGTCACCGGCAGGAACTGGCCTTTTCGGATGGCTTAGTCCTGAGCAATAAAGGTTTTTCCGGACGTCCGCTGTTGCGGCATGCCCCGGTATTGTTTAATCTGGCATGGGCAAATCAGGGACTTTTCTGGGATGGAGGAGCTAAAAACCTGGAATCTCAGGCTTTTGGCCCGCTTACAGCTGAGGATGAAATGCATCAGGACCTCTATGAACTGGAAGCAGAACTGAAGGCGGTACCGGATTATGTGAATCGGTTTAAACGGGTCTTTAAGCAAGAAATCCGGTCAACAGATGTGGTAAAAGCTTTGTCGCAATTTCAACGGACGCTGATCTCTGCCAACTCACGCTACGATCAATACCTGCGTAAAGAGGTAATGCTTTCCATACCAGAGCTGAATGGCATGAACCTGTACCGCGAAAAATGTAGCGCTTGTCATAAGGGCGCATTATTTACCGATCAGGCTTTCCATAACAATGGCCTTGATGTCGTTTTCGGCGATGAAAAGGAGGGGATTTATCAGGGTCATTTCAGGGTGAGTTTTAACCCTGCCGATCTGGGAAAATTCAAAACCCCTTCCCTGAGAAACGTCTTGCTTACTGCACCATACATGCACGATGGAAGGTTCAATACGATAGCAGAAGTGCTGGAGCATTACAATTCCGGAATAAAAGCTACTCCGACTGTTGATCCCATCCTTTATCAGGACCATGGGACAATAGGTATTCCGCTTACCGAAACCGAGAAAGAG